The genomic region GCGGCGCCCAGGGCGAGGGTCTCCGCCACGCTCGTGTTGAGGTACAGACCGAGCCAGGTCAGGCCGAAGGCGTAGATAACGGCGCTGCCGGCCAGCATGACCAACGCCGAGGACCGGACCTTCCGGTCCCAGCCGCGCTCCGCGGTCGCGCCGACGATGCCGACGGCGAGCAGCATGCCCACCAGGTAGCCACCGGTCGGCCCCAGCAGCCCGTGCCAGCCGGAGCCGGCCTCGGAGAAGACGGGCGCACCGGCGACGCCGACCGCCAGGTAGAGCGTGAAGGTGAGCAGGCCGCGCAGCGCACCGAACGCCCCACCCACGAGGAGTACCGCGAAGGTCTGCCCGGTCAGTGGCACCGGGGTGAACCACAGCGGGATCACCACCTGGGCGGAGACCGCCAGCAGGAGTACGCCGGTGAGCACCAGCGTCGCCTCCGCCACCAGGCCGGAGCGTCGCACCAGCGTTGGTGCCAGGGTCATCGAGGACATGTGGAATCCTTTCGTTGATTGCGTCGGTGCCACGCCACGGGTCCGCGCTCAGGCATCGGCGCGCACCTTCGCCACGATGCCGGTGTCGTACGCGCCGGAGACGAAACTCGGGTGCGTGAGCAGCTGGTCGAAGAACGGCAGGTTGGTCGCCGGTCCACCGACGACGAACTCCTTGACGGCGGCGCGGGCGCGCTCGATCGCCGCGTCGCGGTCCGCGCCGTGCACGCAGAGCTTGGCGAGCAGCGGGTCGTAGTGCGGGGTCACCAGCGTTCCCGCCTCGTAGCCGGCGTCGACCCGGACCCCGTCACCGGTGGGTTCACGCCACTCGGTGATCTTGCCGGGGCGTGGCAGGAACCGCACCGGGTCCTCGGCGTACACGCGAAGTTCGATGGCGTGCCCGGTCGGGCGCACGTTGTCCAGGTCGGCTGCGGGAGCGAGGCCGGCGGCGATCCGAAGCTGCTCCTCGACCAGGTCGACCCCGGTCACGAGTTCGGTGATCGGATGTTCGACCTGCAGGCGGGTGTTCATCTCCAGGAAGACGTACTCCTGGGTCTTCGGGTCGACCAGGCACTCGACGGTGCCGGCGTTGCGGTAGCCCACCGCCTCGGCGGCGGCGACGGCGCCGGCCAGCATCTGCTCGCGCAGTTGCGCGGAGACGCCCGGCGACGGGGTCTCCTCGACGATCTTCTGGTGCCGTCGCTGCACCGAGCAGTCTCGTTCGCCGAGCGCGACCACCCGGCCGTCGGCCAGGCCGAGGATCTGGACCTCGACGTGCCGGGCGTGCTCGATGTAACGCTCGAGGAGGATCCCGGGTGAGCTGAAGAAGCGCTCGGCGCGGGCCTTGGCGGTCTCGTACGCGGCACGCAGCTCCACTTCGTCCCGGGCCAGCCCCATTCCGATGCCACCGCCACCGGCGGCGGCCTTGACCATGATCGGATAGCCGATGGCCGCGGCGGCGCGGACCGCCTCCTCGACGTCGGCTACCGGAGACTCGGTGCCGGCGGCCACCGGCACCTCGGCCTTCGCCATCAGGTTGCGGGCGTTGACCTTGTCGCCCATCGCCTCGATCGCGTCGGGCGAGGGTCCCACCCAGGTCAGGCCGGCGTCCCCGACCGCCGCCGCGAAGGCGGCGCTTTCGGCGAGGAAGCCGTACCCGGGGTGGATCGCCTGCGCGCCGGTCCGGCGGGCGGCGTCCAGGATCGCCTCGGTGTTCAGGTACGACTGCGCCGGTGCCGCGGGGCCGAGCAGAACTGCCTCGTCGGCTTCGCGGACGAACGGTAGCGTCGCGTCGGCCTCGGAGTGCACAGCGATCGTCCGCACACCCAACCGCGCGGCGGTCCGGATGACCCGGCGGGCGATCTCGCCACGGTTGGCGACAAGCAACGATTCAAACATCGAACTCCCTCAGACAATCGGTCGGCTCGTCGCCTTCTCAGCCTTCCAGCACCACCAGCAGGTCGTTCTCGGCCACCTGGGAGCCTTCCGTCACGTGCACCGAGGCGACTGTGCCGGCGCTCGGGGCCACCATCGGGATCTCCATCTTCATCGACTCGAGGATCACCAGGTCCTCGTCGGCGGCCACCTGCTGTCCCGGCTGCACCAGGACCTTCCACACGTTGGCCACCATCTCCGCGCGCAGTTCCGTCATGTCGGCACTCTCTTCTCTCTGCTTGTTGGGACCGGGCTGGGCCGGACGCCGGTGGGGGGATCGGTGACGGGAGCGGTTCAGGCGGGGGCGATGCCCCGCTTCTTGGGGGGCCGCCAGTGGCCCGACTCGTGCCGGGAGTCGGCGATGAAGTCGAGCGTGCGGATGATGGCCTGGCGGGTGTCCCGCGGATCGATCACGTCGTCGATCTTGAACTTGGCGCCGGCGACGGCCGGCTCCTCCAGCCGCTTGTAGTGGTCGATCAGTTCCCTACGCTGCTCCGGCGTGACTGTGGGGTCCTTGCCGTGCAGGATGTTCACGGCCCCCTCGGCGCCCATCGGACTCACCCGCGCGGACGGCCAGCAGACCATCAGCGCCGGGTGGAACTCCGCCCCGCCCATGGTGTGGTACGCGAGCCCGAACGCCTTGCGTACGACGATCGTGCAGATCGGCACTGT from Micromonospora profundi harbors:
- a CDS encoding acetyl-CoA carboxylase biotin carboxylase subunit; translated protein: MFESLLVANRGEIARRVIRTAARLGVRTIAVHSEADATLPFVREADEAVLLGPAAPAQSYLNTEAILDAARRTGAQAIHPGYGFLAESAAFAAAVGDAGLTWVGPSPDAIEAMGDKVNARNLMAKAEVPVAAGTESPVADVEEAVRAAAAIGYPIMVKAAAGGGGIGMGLARDEVELRAAYETAKARAERFFSSPGILLERYIEHARHVEVQILGLADGRVVALGERDCSVQRRHQKIVEETPSPGVSAQLREQMLAGAVAAAEAVGYRNAGTVECLVDPKTQEYVFLEMNTRLQVEHPITELVTGVDLVEEQLRIAAGLAPAADLDNVRPTGHAIELRVYAEDPVRFLPRPGKITEWREPTGDGVRVDAGYEAGTLVTPHYDPLLAKLCVHGADRDAAIERARAAVKEFVVGGPATNLPFFDQLLTHPSFVSGAYDTGIVAKVRADA
- a CDS encoding biotin transporter BioY, which translates into the protein MSSMTLAPTLVRRSGLVAEATLVLTGVLLLAVSAQVVIPLWFTPVPLTGQTFAVLLVGGAFGALRGLLTFTLYLAVGVAGAPVFSEAGSGWHGLLGPTGGYLVGMLLAVGIVGATAERGWDRKVRSSALVMLAGSAVIYAFGLTWLGLYLNTSVAETLALGAAPFIVGDLIKVALAAVALPTAWSMVNKLRG
- a CDS encoding biotin/lipoyl-binding carrier protein, encoding MTELRAEMVANVWKVLVQPGQQVAADEDLVILESMKMEIPMVAPSAGTVASVHVTEGSQVAENDLLVVLEG